The sequence below is a genomic window from Streptomyces sp. V1I1.
CCGGACCGGTCGGCACGGCCTGGGACCTGGCCACCGGGCAGGACATCCTCTACCCCGGAGCCGTCGGCAAGGAGCCGGGCGCGTCCGCCACGGTGCTGCGCAGCTATGTGGACCGGCTGATGCTGACCGCCACCGGCCGCCCCCTGATCACCCGCGCGCTGTTCGACGTGATGACCCTGTCGGCGCCGACCATTTCGCTGCTCAAGCCCGAGATCGTGCTGGCCGTACTGCGCGGGCCCAAACTGCCGCAGCTGCCGGGCCCGCCGCTGACCGACGAGGAGCTGCGGGTCGCGAAGGAGCCGCGCGGCGCACTCGAGACCGATCCGGCAGACGCGTGAGGCTGCCCGGCGCGGGCGGCCGGATCCCGCTGGAGCCCAAGGCCGACCGGGAGACGGTGCGACGGCACAATCTCAGCCTGGTGCTGCGGGCGGTCCGCGACGAGGGCGAGGCGACCCGCGCCGGGGTCTCGGCGCGGGTGGGGCTGACCCGGGCGGCCGTCTCCTCACTGGTGGAGCAGTTGCTGGAGAGCGGCTTCCTCTCGGAGTCGGGCAAGACGTTCAGCGGTCTGGCGGGCCGGCCCGGCACGGTGCTGAAGGTGGCCCGTACGGGCGTCGCCGGCATCGGGGTCGAGATCAACGTCGACTATGTGTCGGTGTGCGTGGTGGATCTTGCGGGCACCGACCGGGTGCGGCTCGTCGAGCACCTGGACAACCGCGGTGCTCCGCCCGACCGGGTGCTCGGCCGGGCGGCCGGGATCGCCGCCCGGGCGCTGGCATCGGCTGCCGAGCAGGAACTGCGGCCGGCCGGCGCGGAGTTGGCGCTGCCCGGGCTGATCTCGGCGGGCACGGTCCGGCACGCGCCCAACCTCGGCTGGACCCGGGTCGCGGCCGAGGGCCCGTTCGCCGAGGCGCTCGCGGCGCTGCGGCCCGGACTGCCGCCGCTGCCGGTGCGTTCGGAGAACGAGGCGAATGTGGCGGCCCTGGCCGAGCTGTGGTTCGGCGGCCTCGGCGACGTACGCAGCTTTCTGTATCTGACCGGCGAGATCGGGGTCGGCGGTGCGCTGGTCCTGGACGGTGAACTGCTGCGCGGCGCGAACGGATTCGCCGGGGAGATCGGCCATGTCCTGGTGGACCCGGACGGCCCCGAGTGCCGCTGCGGCTCGCGCGGCTGCCTGGAGCAGTACGCGGGCCAGTCGGCGCTGCTGCGGACGGCGGGCATCGACGAGCGGACCGGCGCGGCAGGCGTGGCCGAGCTGGAACTGCGCGCCCGGGCGGGCGAGGACCGCGCGGTGGCGGCGCTCGGGCAGGCCGGGCTGATGCTGGGCCGGGTGCTGTCCGGGGCGGTGAACCTCTTCGACCCGGACGCGGTGGTGCTCGGCGGGATCTACCGGCCGCTGCTGCCCTGGCTTTCGCCGCCGGCCGGCGGCGAGCTGTCCCGCCGGGTGGTGTCGGGGCTGTGGCCGCTGGACGGCGGCCGGCTGCGCGCCTCGTCCCCGGCGGCGGACGCGGTGCGCGGCGCGGCGGCGCTGGTGGTCCAGGACGTGCTGGCGGACCCGTTGGCGTACGCGCAGCGCGCGGCGGGCTGAATCCCAGCCCGTCCGGCGTTTGAGGACGCTTTCCAACTGGCCCGGCGCTCGAGAACGCTCCTCAGCCCGTCCGGCGTTTGAGGACCGCCTTTCCAGCCCGTCCGGCGATTGAGGACCGGGGTCTGGGGGCAGCGCCCCCAGCAGGCGGCCCGAGCTGTCACCGCACCCCGAGCAGGTGATCCAACGCCAGCTGGTCAAGCGCCTCGAACGCCATCCCCCGCTCGGCCACCGCCTCCACGTCGAACTCCTCGAACGCACCGCGGTCCGCAAGCAGCCCGGACAGCCCGTCCGCCGCGGTGGGCAGCATGAGCTGGTCGAGACGGGCCGCCCGCAGCGCCTCCCGGACCCGCGGATCGGCGCGGAAGGACGCTGCCCGCTCCTTGAGGATCAGATAGTTGCGCATACAGCCCGCGGCCGACGCCCACACCCCGTCGAAGTCCTCGGTCCGCGGCGGCTTGAAGTCGAAGTGCCGCGGCCCTTCGTAGCCCGCGGTCTCCAGCAGGTCGACCAGCCAGAAGGCGGACCGCAGATCGCCCGCGCCGAAGCGCAGATCCTGGTCGTACTTGATGCCGTTCTGCCCGTTGAGGTCGATGTGGAAGAGCTTGTCCGCCCACAGCGCCTGGGCGATGGAGTGGGTGAAGTTCAGCCCGGCCATCTGCTCATGGCCGACCTCGGGGTTGACTCCGTACAGCTCGGGCCGCTCAAGTCGCTCGATGAAGGCGAGCGCGTGGCCGACGGTGGGCAACAGGATGTCGCCGCGCGGCTCGTTGGGCTTGGGCTCGATGGCGAACCGCAGGTCGTACCCCTGCTCGGTGACGTACTCCCCCAGCAGGTCGAAGGCCTCCTTCATCCGGTCGAGGGCGGTGCGCACGTCCTTGGCCGCGCCCGATTCCGCGCCCTCTCGGCCGCCCCAGGCGACATAGGTACGCGCCCCGAGCTCGGCGGCCAGGTCGATGTTGCGGATCGTCTTGCGCAGCGCGTACCGGCGTACGTCCCGGTCGTTGGCGGTGAAGCCGCCGTCCTTGAAGACGGGGTGGGTGAAGAGATTGGTGGTGGCCATCGGCACGACGAGGCCGGTCGTGTCCAGCGCCTGCCGGAAGCGCTTGATGTGCGATTCGCGCTCGGACTCGGAGGCGCCGAAGGGGATCAGGTCGTCGTCGTGGAAGGTGACGCCGTATGCGCCGAGTGCGGCGAGCCGCTGCACGGACTGGACGGGGTCCAGGGGCGGCCGGGTCGCGTCCCCGAAGGGGTCCCTGCCCTGCCAGCCGACCGTCCAGAGACCGAAGCTGAACTTGTCCTCGGGGGTGGGGGTGAAGCGTTCCGTCATCGCCATAGCCGCCTTCGAACACAGTTTGTTTGCTGACCTTACTAATAATGCATGCGTCCGCGGCATCACAGAAGACCCCGCCAACACCTGTTCGCGCGGGGCCGCTTGACGTAATTTGTTTCGCGGACGGCCAAATGGGCCGGTAGGGAGAGGTGGGGGCAATGCCCGTGCAGCCGGTCGTGATCGGCGTGGACAGCTCGACCCAGTCCGCGAAGGCGGCGTTCATCGACGCGGCCACCGGCCGTACGCTCGCGGTCGGCCGGGCCCCGCACCACGTCGGCGGCGAGGGCGGGGCGCGCGAGAGCGACCCGGAGGTGTGGTGGCACGCGCTGCGCGAGGCCGTCGCCGCCGGGCTCAAGGAATCGGGCCTGCACCCGTCCGCCGTCATCGGCATCGCGGTCGCCGGGCAGCAGCACGGCCTCGTCGTCCTCGACCGGGCCGGGCTTCCGGTGCGGCCCGCGCTGCTGTGGAACGACACCCGCTCGGCACCGCAGGCCGCCGCACTCACCGAGGCACTGGGCGGCCCGGAGGCGTGGACGGCCCGTACGGGATCGGTGCCGGTCGCGTCGATGACGGCCGCGAAGTGGCAGTGGCTGCGCGAGAACGAGCCCCGGGCGGCCTCGGCCGCAGCCGCCGTACGCCTCCCCCACGACTTCCTCACCGAACGTCTCGCGGGCACCGCGGCCACCGATCCGGGCGACGCGTCGGGCACCTGCTGGTACTCCACAGCCACCGGCGCGTACGACCCCGAACTCCTCCGGCTCATCGGCCTGGACGCCGATTTGCTGCCCCCGGTGGCCGCCACCGGCGCCGCCCGCATCGGCTCGCTGACCGCCACGGCCGCGGACGACCTGGGCCTGCCCGCCGGCATCGCGGTCGCCGCGGGCACCGGCGACAACATGGCCGCCGCGGTCGGCCTCGGCCTCGGCGGCGCCGGCCTGCTCGACCACCCGGCCCTCAGCCTCGGCACCTCGGGCACGGTCTTCGCGGCCAGTCGCACCCGGCCCGCCTCCGCGGCCCTCGCCGGATTCGCGGCCGCGGACGGTACGTACCTGCCGCTGGCATGCACCCTGAACTGCACACTCGCCGTCGACAAGATCGCCGCCCTGCTGGGCCTGGGCCGCGACGCCGCGGAGGCGGGCGGGGAGGTGGTGCTCCTGCCGTACCTCGACGGCGAGCGCACCCCCGATCTGCCCGCGGCCTCGGGCCTGCTCACGGGCCTGCGGCACACCACCACCCGGCAGCAACTCCTGGGTGCCGCCTACGAAGGCGCGGTCGTCACGGTCCTGCGCGCCCTCGACGAGGTCCTGCGCGCCTGCGGCCTCGACCCGTCCGACGAGGCTGTGGCCGCCCGCCCCCTGCGCCTGGTGGGCGGCGGGGCCAGGGGGCGCCACTGGGTGGAGACGGTACGCCGCCTCTCCGGCCGCCCACTACTGATCCCCGAAAGCACCGAACTGGTCGCCCTGGGCGCGGCGGCCCTCGCGGCGAGCGCGGCGACGGGCGAGGACCCGGTGGCAGTGGCGGCCGCCTGGCAGGGCGGCGCGGCGGTGGAACTTCCGCCTGTGGAGCGGGACTTGGAGACATGGGAGCGGGTCTCGGGGGTGCTTGAGCGGGCAGCGCCCACGTTGCTCAGCTGACGGGCACAGGCGGCGCCCACGCTGCTCAGCTGATGGGGCCCGTCACCAGCAGCACCCCCGCGTACGACACCCCCGCCACCACCACCCACGCGCACAGCCCGAGCGCGGCGACCCGGCCGCCCGTGCGGGTCAGGGTCGGCAGGTCGACCGCACCGCCGAGGCCGAACAGCGCGGCCGCGAGGAGGACTTCCTGGGCGTGCTGGGCCGCGTCGATCGCGGTGGACGGAAGCAGACCTGTGCTGCGCAGAGCCACCATGGCCAGGAAGCCGACCACGAAGAGCGGGACGATCGGCAGCCGCTTTTGGACCGTCGTCCCGGCCCGCCGACTGCGGCGGACCGACAGGGCCACGGCCGCGACGAGCGGGGCGAGCAGCGCCACCCGCATCAGTTTGACCAGGACCGCTTCCCCGAGGGCACCGGATCCGGCGGTCTGCGCGGTGGCCACGACTTGGCCCACGTCGTGGACGCTCGCGCCGACCCACCGGCCGAACTCCGCGTCGCTCAGCCCCAACGGCTGCTGAAGCAGGGGCAGTACGGCGATCGCGAGCGTCCCGCACAGGGTCACCAGCGCCACCGAGGCAGCCGCGTCGCGCTCGTCGCTGTCCGTCGCCTCGCTCACCGCGCCGATCGCGGACGCCCCGCAGATGGCGTACCCGGCGGCGATGAGCAGCGGCTGGTCGCCGGGCAGCCCCATCCGGCGGCCGAGCCACCAGGTGCCGAGGAAGGTCGCAGCGACGACGCCGAGAACCATGGCGACCGTCGCCCAGCCGAGGCCGAGCACATCGTTGAGGCTCAGTTTCAGGCCGAGCAGGACGATGCCGATGCGCATCAGCCGCTTTCCGGCGTACGAGAGTCCGGGGCGGGCCGCTCCTCGTACGACCGAGCGCACTCCCGGCAGATGGGCCGCGACGATGCCAAGCACCACGGACGCGGTCAACATCGGTATGTCCGGCAGTAGTTGATGTACCGCCCAGGCGACGGCAACGCCGACGACGGCCAGCGCGAGACCGGGCCGGATGCCCGGCGCGGACGGGCCGGACGACGGGGAGGCCGACGCCGCCCGTTCCCGGAGCAGCGCCATCAGCGGTCGGCCGGGAGTTCGTAGACGCGGCGGACACTCGTGCCGAGACGGGAGATGTCCGCTCCGTAGACATGGAGAGAGATCGCCCGGCCGGCGCCCGCGTTCCAGACCCGGTGGATATCGCCGGGCGGCGCGAAACCGCACACCGCGCCCTGGGCATTGACGACATCGCCGGTTGCGACGAGGCGCGCGGCCCGGCCCGTCGCCGGTGACGGGAGGAGGCGGTAGCGCCGCTCGTACTCCTGGCCCTCGTGCACGCCCGTCGTGCACCACGACACATGGTCGTGCACGGAGGTTCCCTGGCCGGGCAGCCAGACCAGTGCGACGACCGAGAAGCTCCCGTCGTGTTCGGCGTGAAGTAGGTGCTGGCGGTAGCGCGCGGTGTCGCTCCCGCACTGCTCATCGGTGAGCAGATCGACCGCGCCGAGGTGCGGCGCGAGGCGCTCGCCGACCAGATACGCCGTCAGATCGGGTGGCAGTCCGCGCCCGACGGCGTCGCGCACCTCGGCGACCAGACTGTCGAGGCGGTCGGTCGTACGCGCGGCCCTGAAGGCGGTCGATCCGGTCGATGTGGTCATACGGGCAGCGTCGAGCCGTCGGACCCATACGTCCAACGACAGATTCTTGGCTACTTCCCAAGCTCCGCTTATGGGTTGGGGACGCTACCTCAGCAGCCGACCTTGTTCGCCGCGACCGATTTCAGCTCGTCGAGCACCCGGGCCGTCGCAGGGATCCGCAAATGCTCCCGCAGCACGTACGCCGAGATCTGCCGCCGCGACGCGGGCTGAAGCACCCGACCCGTCACCTTCCGGTGGCAGAGGAAGTTCAGTACGAGCGCAGGGATCATCGCGACCCCAAGGCCCTCCGCGACCAGGCTCTGCACCACGAGATTGTCGTCCGTCGTGAAGGCGATGTCCGGCGCGAAGCCCTGCTCCGCGCATTCGTGCAGCAGATTGGCGCGGCAGCGCAGGCACCCCGCTATCCAGCGTTCCTCCGCGAGATCCGCCAACTGCACCGCCCGCCGCCGCGCGAGTGGATGCCCGGTCGGCAGCAGCACCGTCAACTGGTCTTCGAGCAGCGGGATTTCCACCAGCCCCTCCGGCACCTCCTCGTGCAGGCCGGGGTAGGTGAAGGCGAGCGTGATGTCGCACTCCCCGCGCACCAGCCGCTGGAGCGAGGCGGGCGGCTCGCTCTCCAGCAGGTCGACCCGGACGCCGGGGTGGGCCGCGGCCAGCCGGGCCATCGCCTCCGGGATGAGCGTGGCATTGGCGCTGGGGAACGCGCAGACGCGGACCCGTCCCGCGCGCAGCCGGGTGAGGGCGCTCATCTGCTGCTGGGCCGCCGACATGCTGTCGAGGATGACCGCGGCGTGCCGCGACAGCGCCTCCCCCGCCTCGGTGAGGCGCATGCCGCGGCCGACGCGGATGAACAGCGGTGTGCCGACGTCCCGTTCGAGGGCCTTCATCTGCTGGGTGATCGCGGGCTGCGTATAGCCGAGCGCCCGGGCGGCCGCGGAGTACGAACCGGCCCTGACAACTTCGTGGAACGTCTTGATGTGCCGGGAGTCGAACACCCGCGCATCATAAGCAGAATTTGGGTATCGAGGGGGCTCCGGCCGAGCCCCACCGAACGCCCCCAGGACGCCCACCGGACACCGGCCGGCGGCTACGCCTTGCGCCCCACGCCCGCGTACAGCGACGCCGCCTCGTCCCCTTCCACGACCTCGTCGACACCGAGCTCCGGGTGCCACTGCGTCAGCCGCACGATGCCGGGCTCCTCCACCTCGAGCCCTTCGAAGAAACGGCCGACTTCCGCGTGCGAGCGCGGCATCAGCGTGACTCCCCCGGCCGCGTACATGTCGACGCCGCGCTGCACGGCCAGCGCGTCGAAGTCGGCGGTGAGCTGCGACAGTACGAGATAGCTCCCGGACGGCAGCGCGTCCACGAGCCGGCGCACCAGGTCGTGCGGCCGGTGCTCGTCGCCCACGAAGTGCAGCAACGCCACCAGCGAGAGGGCGATCGGCTGCTTGAAGTCGAGGATCCTCCTGGCCTGTTCGAGGATCCGGTCGGGCTCGCGTACATCCGCCTGGATGTAGTCGGTGACGCCTTCCGGGGTGCTGCGCAGCAGCGCTTCCGCGTGCGTCAGCACGATCGGGTCGTTGTCGGTGTAGACGACCCGGGACTCGGGGGCGACGCCCTGGGCTATCTGGTGCAGATTGGGCTCGGTGGGGATGCCGGTGCCGATGTCGAGGTACTGGCGCACACCCGCCTGTCCCGCCATCCACCGCGTCACTCGCTGCATGAACCACCGGTTGGTCTGGGCGACATGCTTGGCGCGGTTGTCGATGCTCATGATGTGCCGGCCCAGCGCCTCGTCGACCGGGTAGTTGTCCTTGCCGCCCAGGAACCAGTCGTACACGCGCGCCGGATGCGGCTTGCTGGTGTCGATCCTGGGGACGGCGGGCTCGCTCCCGGTCATACGAAGCTCCCTAAATGTTCAGGAATTGCTCAGGAATTCTCGGTCAGTCGATCATGTGATCCTCGCAGGAGGGCAGGCCTCCGGCAAGTAACTCCTGTCCCGAGAAGGAGAGTTCGACGCAGGCCAAGGCATGCGCAGAGACTGCGGCAGGAGGTCAACGCCTTCGGCTAGGAGGGCGTCGCCCAGTGGGCGCGGATTGAGCCGTTGCTGCCGGACCGGACGCCGAAGCGGGGCGGGCGGTGGCGTGATCACCGTGAGGTGATGCCGCCGAGGGACGCGCCCACCAGGTGGGCCCGCTCGACGCCGAACGCATCCAGGACGGCGAGTGCGTCGGCGGCCATGTCGGCGACCGTGTACGGGTGGGTGGCGAAGTCGACGGTGGAGGAACGGCCGGTGTCGCGGTGGTCTCCGGCTTTGGGAGGGTCGAGGCGAGCGTGGCCATCCGCCAGCTACGCCCCGCCGCGCACCACGCTGCCGAACCCGCCTTCCGGTCGGCGGACATCCTCACGGGCGGCCTGACAGCGGGAACGTTGAAGCCGCCGGAGGGGCCGGGGAAGGCCGCGGGCTAACGGCCGGTCGGACGCGCTGCGGAGACCTCTGCCCAGACGGTCTTCCCTGAGGGCGGATACGGGCGTACGCCCCAGTCGGCGGCGAGGGCGTCGACCAGGATCAGGCCACGGCCCCCCTCATCGGCCCGACGGGTCACGGTGGGCGGACGTTCGCCGCGCGGGTCCGTGACCTCGATCCGCAGACGCGCGGCCGGCAGGAGGGCGAGGCTGAGACGGAAGCACCGCCCAGCCAGGCGTCCGTGCGTGACGGCGTTGGCCGCCAGCTCGGCGACAATGAGCGCGGCCGCGTCGGCGTGTTCGCTGTCCCGCGGCCACCCCCATTGGGCGATCTGCTCGACGGTAAGCAGTCGTGCGAGGCGGGCACCGCGCCGGGTGGCACTCAGCAGTTGTGTGAACTGTGCTGCGGGTGTTGCCGATTGAGGCATGTCCATCTGTACGGATTCGCTCTTCACACCACTCAGCGTGGCCGTGTGCCCGTACGCTGACCAGGAACGACAGCGGTACGTAGCGGGCGCGTACCGGTACGCATGGCACCGGGTACCGGTAGTCCCCCCATGACGCGCACAGCCGGACGCTGCACGTTCCGGAGCTACGCCGCGCTTCGTGCGGTGTGTGCCTCACTGATCCCGGGTCAGGACCGGTCAACTCCCCTCACCTGGCCAGAAGTTTCTGATCGCCAGGAGCTCCGTCCGACCCCTAAGCTGAGCACAGGTGTTCAAGACTTCCGGGGGCCGGCCCAGTGACCACAGCGTTAGGCACAAGCACGATCACCCTTGCCCTGGTGGCGGGCTATGCCGGGTCGGGCAAGTCCGAGGCCGGAAAGTTGCTGGCAGCCGCCACCGGTTGGGCGATGCTCGACAAGGACACGCTCAGCCGGCCGATGACCGAGCGACTTCTGCAGGCTCTGGGCGGCGACCCGGACGACCGGCACAGCCCGACCTACCTCGAGCACGCCAGGCCCCTGGAGTACGCGTGCCTGATGAAGGCCGTCTGGGAGAACCTCGAGTGCGGCATCTCCGTGGTGGCGGTCGCGCCCTTCCTCGCGGAGAGCGCCGACGCACAGTGGACCTCCCGGGTGGCGCGCCGTTGCGGCAGAATCGGGGCCCGCTTCGAAACGTTGTGGGTGGACAGTGACGTTGAGTCCATGCGTGACCGCCTGATCTCACGCGACGCCTCGCGCGACACCTGGAAACTGACCCACTGGCCGACGTACTCGGGCAGTATCGACACCGGCCTCCGGCCGGTTGTCCCCCACCACGTGATCGACAACCGTATCGGCGCGTCCCGCCCTCTGGCCGAGCAGGTCGAGTCCATCGCGCAACGACTTCTGGGGGACGCGTGAGCGCAGTCGTCCTGTACGGACCGCCCGCTTCGGGCAAGGACACCGTGACGGCAGCTCTGCGCGCCCTCGACCCCCGGTTTCAGTTGGTGACCAAACTCAAGCAGGGAACCGGACGATCGGCGGGCTACCGGTTCGTCTCGACGGAGGAGCTCGACGCGCTGCGCCGACAGGGGCGGATCGTCGTGGAGACCCGGCGCTACGGCAACGTCTACGCGGTCGATCAGCACTCCCTGACGGAGCCGCAGGCCCACGGTCTGGTGCCGGTCACACACATCGGCAACGTTGCCGACATGCGCACACTGCTGACCAAGACGCAGACCCCGTGGCTGCGCGTCCTTCTGTGGGTACCGAGAGAGGTGTGCGAGGCACGCTCACGGCAGCGGGGAGACACCGACACAGCCAAGCGGCTCACCGCCTGGGACGAGACCGCACAAGACCTCCTCGGCTCCGATCTGCAGGGCCTGTTCGACCTGGTGGTACGCACCGACGAGGCCGATGCCGGTCAGACGGCCAAGCTGATTGCCGCCGCCCTGGACGGGTCGGCCGACCCCCTGCGTACCGAGGATCTGCTGGCAGCCCTGGACCTCGATCCCGCAAGACACCCGCGGCCCGGTATGTGATGCCGGCCGCGGCGTGATCACGCCGCCGAACACGAACAACCGCCGCCACAAGCAGCAGGGGGATGCCTGTGGGAGTCATCCGGACGCTCGAGGACCTGGCCAGAATCGGCCGGCAGCGGACCGTCACCGACCGCAGCGTGCACCTGCGCCAGGACGAGGTCGGTGCGGACCTCCTCCTGGACACCGTGTCCGCCGACCGTGTCTTCCTGGACCGCGTGAGCATCGACGGGGCGCTGACCGTGCGTTCCTGTCACATCGACGAACTCGTCGTCGACCATGTGCAGGCGGACGCTCTCCTGGTGATCAACTCCCGGATCGGGCGCCTGACCATCCGCAACGCCTCGATGGGCTGCGATGTCACGGTCATCGACACCTCACTGGACTTCCTCGCTCTGCACTCCTGCGGCACCACCCGGCTGGAGCGCCTGCGGGTGGAGGAACTGATACAGGTCAACGCCCTGCGAGGGCCGGTCAGTATCAGCAACACCCGCGTGTCGTCCCTGACGGTCCGGAGTCAGGTCACCGGAGGCCGCCTCGGGCGTCCGCGTGTGGAGGCCAGAGGATTGCGCGCCCGCGAGGACATCACGTTCGACGATCTCTGGCTGTCCGCCCTCGAGCTCGATGATGTCGAGACTCCGGAGCTCAACCTGCAGCGTGTCCGCCTGGACCAGCCCTTGCGGGCAAACGAGCTGCGGTGCAGCGAAACCGTGCGGGTGAATGGACTCGTGATCCCCGCCGAGGACAGCACGATCACGAACAGCACCGTCCGCGGGCCGGTAGAGGTACGCGAGCTCAAAGTCTGCGACGGTGCCGACCGCGACCGCACCGGCACGACCGCTCGCCTCTCACTTCACAACACGACAGTGCTGTCCTTGACCTCGGCCTCCGAAGCATCGTCGGTGATCAGCCTGTACGGCTCCTCGGTCACCGGAACCCTCGGGCTGCCGGTCGGCAGCTCCCGCTACAGCCTCGACGACTCCTCCAGCATCGGTGACATGGAACTCGCCGGCCAGGTCTTCCGTGACGGCCGCCAGATCGTCTCCTTCCTGGAGCGTTCCTTCACCGAAGTGACTGCCGGGGCACTGGAGTCAGTACGGTCCGCCCTGGCCAGAAGAAACCGGAACCGCGAGGTCGACCAGCTCTACTATCTCGCCCGGCAACGCGAGGCCGCTCTCCTGCCACCTCTGCGGCGCGGCATCGCACAAGGCATTCTCGGGGGTGTCCTCGGCTGGGGTGTGCGCGCACGCAACCCGGCCCGGATCCTTGTCGCAGGTGTCCTGCTCACGGCTGTCGGGCTCCATCTGGCGGGCGCGTTACGCGGCCCAGGGCAGGGGCTGACGGACGTGACCGTGGCGGCGAAGTCCTTCGTACTGGCCCTCGCCCTGTGGCTGAACGTCGGCACCGGCATGCCATCGGAGCTGAAGACAGCTGAATGGTCCACTCTGGCCGTCTCGTTCACCTCGGCGGGGATGCTGTTCATCACGCTCATCGTGGGCATCGTCATCCGCAAACTGGTGCGTTGAGCGCCCTCGGACGACCGGATGACAAAGTGACGTCCATGGAAGAGAGCACAGCACCCACCGTCACCTACGGCTTGCGCGGGCGGTCGTTCCTGGTGACCGGCGGAAGCCGCGGGCTCGGATACGCGGTCACCCGCCTTCTCGCCGCCGAGGGGGCGTCCGTCGCGATCTGCGGCCGGGACCCCGACAGTCTGGCCCGTGCCGCGTCGGCGCTGGAGGGAGAGTTCAACGCCCGGGTCGTGACCGGGTCCGTGGATGTCCTCGCGCTGGACGAACTGGAGGACTTCGCCGAGGAAGCCGGTCGCGCACTCGGCGGACTCGACGGCCTGGTCGCCAACATCGGCGGCAAACGCGGTGGTGGACTCCTCGAATCCACCCGCGAGGACTGGCAGGCGACCTGGGAACTGAACGGCGGGCACGCGGTACGGGCCATACGGTCGGCGCTCGGCTCTTTCAGACCGGGCAGTTCAGTGGTGCTCGTCTCCTCCATCTCCGGCTGGAAACCGCGCTTCCCCGCCCAGTACGGGGCGGCCAAGGCGTCAGAGATCTACCTCGCGGGCGCACTGTGCCAAGAACTGGCCCCCTACCGGGTCCGGGTCAACACCGTCAGCCCTGGTTCGATCCTCCTGCCGGGCAAGAGCTGGGACCGCCTGCGAAAGCGCGACCCGCAGACGTACGCCGCGTACGCGGAACGCAACCCCAACGGGCGGCTGCTGAACGCGGAGGAAGTCGCCCAGGT
It includes:
- a CDS encoding ROK family protein; translation: MRLPGAGGRIPLEPKADRETVRRHNLSLVLRAVRDEGEATRAGVSARVGLTRAAVSSLVEQLLESGFLSESGKTFSGLAGRPGTVLKVARTGVAGIGVEINVDYVSVCVVDLAGTDRVRLVEHLDNRGAPPDRVLGRAAGIAARALASAAEQELRPAGAELALPGLISAGTVRHAPNLGWTRVAAEGPFAEALAALRPGLPPLPVRSENEANVAALAELWFGGLGDVRSFLYLTGEIGVGGALVLDGELLRGANGFAGEIGHVLVDPDGPECRCGSRGCLEQYAGQSALLRTAGIDERTGAAGVAELELRARAGEDRAVAALGQAGLMLGRVLSGAVNLFDPDAVVLGGIYRPLLPWLSPPAGGELSRRVVSGLWPLDGGRLRASSPAADAVRGAAALVVQDVLADPLAYAQRAAG
- the xylA gene encoding xylose isomerase is translated as MTERFTPTPEDKFSFGLWTVGWQGRDPFGDATRPPLDPVQSVQRLAALGAYGVTFHDDDLIPFGASESERESHIKRFRQALDTTGLVVPMATTNLFTHPVFKDGGFTANDRDVRRYALRKTIRNIDLAAELGARTYVAWGGREGAESGAAKDVRTALDRMKEAFDLLGEYVTEQGYDLRFAIEPKPNEPRGDILLPTVGHALAFIERLERPELYGVNPEVGHEQMAGLNFTHSIAQALWADKLFHIDLNGQNGIKYDQDLRFGAGDLRSAFWLVDLLETAGYEGPRHFDFKPPRTEDFDGVWASAAGCMRNYLILKERAASFRADPRVREALRAARLDQLMLPTAADGLSGLLADRGAFEEFDVEAVAERGMAFEALDQLALDHLLGVR
- the xylB gene encoding xylulokinase, which translates into the protein MPVQPVVIGVDSSTQSAKAAFIDAATGRTLAVGRAPHHVGGEGGARESDPEVWWHALREAVAAGLKESGLHPSAVIGIAVAGQQHGLVVLDRAGLPVRPALLWNDTRSAPQAAALTEALGGPEAWTARTGSVPVASMTAAKWQWLRENEPRAASAAAAVRLPHDFLTERLAGTAATDPGDASGTCWYSTATGAYDPELLRLIGLDADLLPPVAATGAARIGSLTATAADDLGLPAGIAVAAGTGDNMAAAVGLGLGGAGLLDHPALSLGTSGTVFAASRTRPASAALAGFAAADGTYLPLACTLNCTLAVDKIAALLGLGRDAAEAGGEVVLLPYLDGERTPDLPAASGLLTGLRHTTTRQQLLGAAYEGAVVTVLRALDEVLRACGLDPSDEAVAARPLRLVGGGARGRHWVETVRRLSGRPLLIPESTELVALGAAALAASAATGEDPVAVAAAWQGGAAVELPPVERDLETWERVSGVLERAAPTLLS
- a CDS encoding YeiH family protein, translated to MALLRERAASASPSSGPSAPGIRPGLALAVVGVAVAWAVHQLLPDIPMLTASVVLGIVAAHLPGVRSVVRGAARPGLSYAGKRLMRIGIVLLGLKLSLNDVLGLGWATVAMVLGVVAATFLGTWWLGRRMGLPGDQPLLIAAGYAICGASAIGAVSEATDSDERDAAASVALVTLCGTLAIAVLPLLQQPLGLSDAEFGRWVGASVHDVGQVVATAQTAGSGALGEAVLVKLMRVALLAPLVAAVALSVRRSRRAGTTVQKRLPIVPLFVVGFLAMVALRSTGLLPSTAIDAAQHAQEVLLAAALFGLGGAVDLPTLTRTGGRVAALGLCAWVVVAGVSYAGVLLVTGPIS
- a CDS encoding cysteine dioxygenase family protein, giving the protein MTTSTGSTAFRAARTTDRLDSLVAEVRDAVGRGLPPDLTAYLVGERLAPHLGAVDLLTDEQCGSDTARYRQHLLHAEHDGSFSVVALVWLPGQGTSVHDHVSWCTTGVHEGQEYERRYRLLPSPATGRAARLVATGDVVNAQGAVCGFAPPGDIHRVWNAGAGRAISLHVYGADISRLGTSVRRVYELPADR
- a CDS encoding LysR family transcriptional regulator encodes the protein MFDSRHIKTFHEVVRAGSYSAAARALGYTQPAITQQMKALERDVGTPLFIRVGRGMRLTEAGEALSRHAAVILDSMSAAQQQMSALTRLRAGRVRVCAFPSANATLIPEAMARLAAAHPGVRVDLLESEPPASLQRLVRGECDITLAFTYPGLHEEVPEGLVEIPLLEDQLTVLLPTGHPLARRRAVQLADLAEERWIAGCLRCRANLLHECAEQGFAPDIAFTTDDNLVVQSLVAEGLGVAMIPALVLNFLCHRKVTGRVLQPASRRQISAYVLREHLRIPATARVLDELKSVAANKVGC
- a CDS encoding SAM-dependent methyltransferase; the protein is MTGSEPAVPRIDTSKPHPARVYDWFLGGKDNYPVDEALGRHIMSIDNRAKHVAQTNRWFMQRVTRWMAGQAGVRQYLDIGTGIPTEPNLHQIAQGVAPESRVVYTDNDPIVLTHAEALLRSTPEGVTDYIQADVREPDRILEQARRILDFKQPIALSLVALLHFVGDEHRPHDLVRRLVDALPSGSYLVLSQLTADFDALAVQRGVDMYAAGGVTLMPRSHAEVGRFFEGLEVEEPGIVRLTQWHPELGVDEVVEGDEAASLYAGVGRKA
- a CDS encoding ATP-binding protein, whose amino-acid sequence is MKSESVQMDMPQSATPAAQFTQLLSATRRGARLARLLTVEQIAQWGWPRDSEHADAAALIVAELAANAVTHGRLAGRCFRLSLALLPAARLRIEVTDPRGERPPTVTRRADEGGRGLILVDALAADWGVRPYPPSGKTVWAEVSAARPTGR